From one Haloferax marinisediminis genomic stretch:
- the dhaK gene encoding dihydroxyacetone kinase subunit DhaK yields MKKLINEPGAVVDEMLDGMVAAHPELRRLDGTNVLVRGDAPVDGKVAIVSGGGSGHEPTHAGYLGEGMLDGAAAGEVFTSPTADQLNEMIQATDSGAGVLCVVKNYEGDVMNFDTAAEMAGMEGIDVEQVVVNDDVAVEDSLYTSGRRGVAGTIFVHKCAGAKAAQGADLGEVKAVAEKVIDNVRTMGMALTSCVTPEKGEPTFDLGEDEIELGIGIHGEPGTERADIMSADEITEHLTENVLDDLDLDEGEEVVTMVNGMGGTPLMELYVVNRKLQSILGDHGVETWDAWVGDYMTSLDMMGCSITVLRVDDELKELLGAPAETPALTVSE; encoded by the coding sequence ATGAAGAAACTCATCAACGAACCCGGAGCGGTCGTAGACGAGATGCTCGATGGAATGGTCGCAGCGCACCCCGAACTGCGCCGACTCGACGGCACGAACGTCCTCGTACGCGGTGACGCGCCGGTCGACGGAAAAGTCGCAATCGTCTCTGGTGGCGGGTCCGGACACGAACCCACACACGCTGGCTATCTCGGTGAAGGGATGCTCGACGGTGCCGCCGCAGGTGAGGTGTTCACATCCCCGACCGCCGACCAGCTGAACGAGATGATTCAGGCGACAGACTCGGGCGCGGGCGTCCTCTGTGTCGTCAAGAACTACGAAGGCGACGTGATGAACTTCGACACCGCCGCGGAGATGGCGGGGATGGAAGGCATCGACGTCGAGCAAGTCGTCGTCAACGACGACGTGGCCGTCGAAGACTCGCTGTACACCTCGGGTCGCCGCGGTGTCGCAGGCACCATCTTCGTCCACAAGTGCGCCGGCGCGAAAGCGGCCCAAGGCGCAGACCTCGGCGAGGTCAAAGCAGTCGCCGAGAAAGTTATCGACAACGTCCGTACGATGGGGATGGCGCTCACCTCGTGTGTCACACCCGAGAAAGGCGAGCCCACGTTCGACCTCGGCGAAGACGAAATCGAACTCGGCATCGGTATCCACGGCGAACCGGGAACCGAACGCGCCGACATCATGAGCGCCGACGAGATAACCGAACACCTGACCGAGAACGTCCTCGACGACTTGGACCTCGACGAGGGTGAAGAAGTCGTCACGATGGTCAACGGCATGGGCGGGACGCCACTGATGGAACTCTACGTCGTCAACCGCAAACTCCAGTCCATCCTCGGCGACCACGGTGTCGAGACGTGGGACGCGTGGGTCGGCGACTACATGACGTCGCTCGACATGATGGGCTGTTCCATCACGGTCCTTCGCGTCGACGACGAACTGAAAGAACTGCTCGGTGCGCCGGCAGAGACTCCCGCACTCACCGTCTCCGAGTAA
- the dhaL gene encoding dihydroxyacetone kinase subunit DhaL, producing the protein MADVDTQREAVLDALDNVAARLSEEKSYLTDLDSAIGDADHGANMQRGFSKAAEKRDDFAEMDPDEVVKNVGTTLISNVGGASGPLYGGSIMFASQELEGGITAETSVAFAEAYLDKVKDRGGAQVGSKTMVDALVPAVHTYKKSIEQDDLPPLEALAKAVDAAERGVEFTTPIKALKGRASFLDWRSVGHQDPGATSTLFIMEELLATAEAYLDGDVERDARAEDAVRRDE; encoded by the coding sequence ATGGCTGACGTCGATACACAGCGAGAAGCGGTGCTAGATGCCCTCGACAACGTCGCGGCGCGACTCTCAGAGGAAAAGTCGTATCTCACCGACCTCGACTCTGCAATCGGTGACGCAGACCACGGCGCGAACATGCAACGCGGGTTCAGTAAAGCAGCCGAAAAACGCGACGACTTCGCCGAGATGGACCCCGACGAAGTCGTCAAGAACGTCGGGACGACGCTCATCTCGAACGTCGGCGGTGCGTCTGGCCCGCTGTACGGCGGGTCGATAATGTTCGCCAGTCAGGAACTCGAAGGTGGCATCACCGCCGAAACCTCGGTCGCGTTCGCCGAGGCGTATCTGGACAAGGTGAAAGACCGAGGCGGCGCGCAGGTCGGGTCGAAGACGATGGTCGACGCGCTGGTTCCGGCAGTCCACACCTACAAGAAATCTATCGAACAGGACGACCTGCCACCGCTGGAGGCGTTGGCGAAGGCGGTCGATGCCGCAGAGCGCGGCGTCGAATTCACCACGCCCATCAAGGCGCTGAAGGGGCGCGCGTCGTTCCTCGACTGGCGCTCTGTCGGACACCAGGACCCCGGTGCGACGAGCACCCTGTTCATCATGGAAGAACTGCTGGCGACGGCCGAAGCGTACCTCGACGGTGACGTCGAGCGAGACGCCCGCGCGGAAGACGCAGTACGGAGAGACGAATGA
- the dhaM gene encoding dihydroxyacetone kinase phosphoryl donor subunit DhaM — protein MIGLVVVSHSGKAAEGIAEVAAQMGGGKARIVPAGGEDGGIGTSPDRIREGIEEADDGDGVVVLVDLGSAVMNTELAIEMATDVNATIADAPLLEGTLNAAVETTSKKATLQSVVERAEEARDYRKLN, from the coding sequence ATGATTGGGCTCGTCGTCGTCTCACACAGCGGCAAAGCGGCAGAAGGAATCGCCGAGGTGGCCGCACAGATGGGGGGCGGAAAGGCCAGAATCGTCCCTGCTGGCGGTGAAGACGGAGGCATCGGAACGTCTCCCGACCGAATCCGTGAGGGTATCGAGGAAGCCGACGACGGCGACGGCGTCGTCGTCCTCGTCGACCTCGGAAGCGCCGTCATGAACACAGAACTCGCCATCGAGATGGCGACTGACGTGAACGCGACGATTGCCGACGCGCCACTTCTCGAAGGAACGCTCAACGCTGCGGTGGAGACCACCAGCAAGAAAGCGACACTCCAGTCCGTCGTCGAGCGTGCTGAAGAGGCGCGTGACTACCGAAAACTGAACTGA
- the ptsH1 gene encoding phosphocarrier protein HPr translates to MERIVTVVPEDGLHARPASQFVETANSFDAEIQVGRTEDDALVSAASMLAVTGLNVSHGEEVRLVADGDDAEAALDALEEVLSTPESGDEA, encoded by the coding sequence ATGGAACGAATCGTCACCGTCGTCCCCGAAGACGGCCTCCACGCACGCCCCGCATCCCAGTTCGTCGAGACCGCCAACTCCTTCGATGCCGAGATACAGGTCGGCCGCACCGAAGACGACGCACTCGTCTCTGCTGCGAGTATGCTCGCAGTAACTGGACTCAACGTCTCTCACGGCGAAGAGGTCCGTCTCGTCGCGGACGGCGACGACGCCGAAGCTGCACTCGACGCGCTCGAAGAAGTACTCTCGACGCCCGAATCGGGCGACGAGGCATAA
- the glpK gene encoding glycerol kinase GlpK, with protein MSGETYVGAIDQGTTGTRFMVFDHDGKVVANAYEKHEQIYPEPGWVEHDANEIWENTKKVINAALEDALLEPEQLEAIGITNQRETTVVWDRETGQPIHNAIVWQDRRTTDRIETLEEEGKKDDVQQKTGLEPDAYFSATKAEWLLDNSDPIKLQRSRPADVRERAEEGELAFGTIDTWLIYKLTGNHITDVTNASRTMLFNIHDMEWDDELLDEFNVPREMVPEVRPSSDDDHYGSTDADGFLGAEIPVAGALGDQQAALFGQTCFDAGDAKNTYGTGSFMLMNTGDEAVMSEHGLLTTVGFQRSGEPVQYALEGSIFITGAAIEWLEDMTLIEDAAESEKLARSVDSTDGVYFVPAFAGLGAPHWDQRARGTIVGMTRGTRREHIVRATLESIAFQTRDVAEAMVEDSDIDLSSLRVDGGAVKNNFLCQLQSNILDTEIVRPEVDETTALGAAYAAGLAVGYWETLDELRDNWQVDREFNPSNPQNVEHRYGRWKEAVERSLDWARDGEE; from the coding sequence ATGTCAGGAGAAACTTACGTCGGTGCCATCGACCAGGGCACCACTGGTACACGGTTTATGGTTTTCGACCACGACGGGAAAGTGGTCGCAAACGCGTACGAAAAGCACGAACAGATTTACCCCGAGCCTGGTTGGGTCGAACACGACGCCAACGAGATCTGGGAGAACACGAAGAAAGTCATCAACGCGGCGCTCGAAGATGCGCTTCTCGAGCCAGAGCAACTGGAAGCAATCGGTATCACGAACCAGCGCGAGACGACAGTCGTCTGGGACCGTGAGACAGGTCAGCCGATTCACAACGCCATCGTCTGGCAGGACCGACGAACGACGGACCGAATCGAGACGCTCGAGGAAGAAGGGAAGAAAGACGACGTCCAGCAGAAGACGGGTCTCGAACCTGACGCGTACTTCTCTGCGACGAAAGCGGAGTGGCTCCTCGACAACTCCGACCCCATCAAACTGCAGCGCTCTCGTCCCGCAGACGTACGCGAGCGCGCCGAAGAAGGCGAACTCGCGTTCGGTACCATCGACACGTGGCTCATCTACAAACTGACGGGGAACCACATCACGGACGTCACGAACGCCTCCCGTACCATGTTGTTCAATATCCACGACATGGAGTGGGACGACGAACTCCTCGACGAGTTCAACGTCCCGCGGGAGATGGTCCCAGAAGTCCGCCCGTCGTCCGACGACGACCACTACGGTTCGACCGACGCCGACGGCTTCCTCGGCGCCGAAATCCCCGTTGCGGGTGCACTCGGTGACCAGCAGGCAGCACTGTTCGGTCAGACCTGTTTCGACGCCGGTGACGCGAAGAACACCTACGGCACCGGTTCGTTCATGCTGATGAACACCGGCGATGAGGCAGTCATGTCCGAACACGGCCTCCTCACCACCGTCGGCTTCCAGCGCTCCGGTGAACCCGTCCAGTACGCCCTCGAAGGCTCCATCTTCATCACGGGTGCCGCAATCGAGTGGCTCGAAGACATGACCCTCATCGAGGACGCTGCAGAGTCCGAAAAGCTCGCTCGCTCCGTCGATTCGACGGACGGCGTCTACTTCGTCCCGGCGTTCGCTGGCCTCGGTGCCCCGCACTGGGACCAGCGCGCCCGCGGGACCATCGTCGGCATGACTCGTGGCACCCGCCGCGAGCACATCGTTCGCGCGACGCTCGAATCCATCGCGTTCCAGACGCGCGACGTCGCCGAAGCGATGGTCGAAGACAGCGACATCGACCTCTCGAGCCTTCGCGTCGACGGTGGCGCAGTCAAGAACAACTTCCTCTGCCAGCTCCAGTCGAACATCCTCGACACGGAAATCGTCCGCCCCGAAGTCGACGAGACGACGGCACTCGGCGCTGCATACGCCGCTGGCCTCGCCGTCGGCTACTGGGAGACGCTCGACGAGCTCCGCGACAACTGGCAGGTCGACCGCGAGTTCAACCCGTCGAACCCGCAGAACGTCGAACACCGCTACGGACGCTGGAAAGAAGCAGTCGAGCGCTCCCTCGACTGGGCACGAGATGGTGAGGAATAG
- a CDS encoding anaerobic glycerol-3-phosphate dehydrogenase subunit C, which produces MSDAESPTNPTLAPDAQTDDFEAVEVFPESTDMDLRPGADHCYKCTACDVSCPVAEVDDEFPGPKFQGPEQWRLKRKDDAAVDDSIMSCSNCMRCDDACPSGVPLSQMHNTARGEYVDEEMDKLSREYIRNRILANYGTLAQLGSMFPRLTNTMMGNSVVQKINEKVLGITAERDFPEFATQTFREWWNERGGPQVRSEDKRVAYFHGCYSNYNTPEVGKAMVRVFESFGYEVVVPKQRCSGTPMFANGMLDDAKRAAGINVENFSGLIPEGYDIIASCTSCSMSLRQEYPELFDIDGINDLSEHTYEALEYLRIHEDLEGEIREASVSDQSFAYHAPCHGRNQGLDRQAVELFRELDGVDIEDVGDSCSGISGTYGWKEEKYDKSMQIGADMFDHMEHAEGNVGMTECPTCSMQMEHGTGYDIKHPLQLLEEALV; this is translated from the coding sequence ATGAGCGACGCAGAGTCACCGACGAATCCGACACTGGCCCCAGACGCACAGACAGACGACTTCGAAGCCGTCGAAGTGTTCCCAGAGAGCACCGACATGGACCTCCGTCCCGGCGCGGACCACTGTTACAAGTGCACTGCCTGTGACGTGTCCTGTCCGGTCGCCGAAGTCGACGACGAGTTCCCCGGGCCGAAGTTCCAGGGCCCAGAACAGTGGCGTCTCAAGCGCAAAGACGACGCCGCCGTCGACGACTCCATCATGTCGTGTTCGAACTGCATGCGCTGTGACGACGCCTGCCCGTCGGGCGTGCCGCTCAGCCAGATGCACAACACGGCCCGTGGTGAGTACGTCGACGAGGAGATGGACAAACTCTCCCGCGAGTACATCCGCAACCGCATCCTCGCAAACTACGGGACGCTCGCCCAGCTGGGTAGCATGTTCCCCCGTCTGACGAACACGATGATGGGGAACAGTGTCGTCCAGAAAATCAACGAGAAAGTCCTCGGCATCACGGCCGAACGCGACTTCCCCGAGTTCGCCACCCAGACGTTCCGCGAGTGGTGGAACGAGCGCGGCGGCCCGCAGGTTCGCTCCGAAGACAAGCGAGTCGCCTACTTCCACGGGTGTTACTCCAACTACAACACGCCCGAGGTCGGCAAGGCGATGGTTCGCGTCTTCGAGTCGTTCGGCTACGAAGTCGTCGTCCCCAAGCAGCGATGTTCCGGGACGCCGATGTTCGCAAACGGGATGCTGGACGACGCGAAACGCGCCGCCGGCATCAACGTCGAGAACTTCTCTGGACTCATCCCTGAGGGGTACGACATCATCGCGTCGTGTACCTCTTGCTCGATGTCGCTCCGACAGGAGTACCCAGAACTGTTCGACATCGACGGCATCAACGACCTCTCCGAACACACCTACGAGGCGCTCGAATACCTCCGTATCCACGAAGACCTCGAAGGTGAGATTCGAGAGGCGTCCGTCTCCGACCAGTCGTTCGCCTACCACGCGCCGTGTCACGGTCGAAATCAGGGACTCGACCGGCAGGCAGTGGAACTGTTCCGTGAACTCGACGGTGTCGACATCGAGGACGTCGGCGACTCCTGTTCCGGAATCTCTGGCACCTACGGGTGGAAAGAAGAGAAGTACGACAAGTCGATGCAGATCGGAGCGGACATGTTCGACCACATGGAACACGCCGAGGGCAACGTCGGCATGACCGAATGTCCCACCTGCTCCATGCAGATGGAACACGGCACTGGCTACGACATCAAACACCCACTGCAACTCCTCGAAGAAGCACTGGTCTAA
- the glpB gene encoding glycerol-3-phosphate dehydrogenase subunit GlpB: MAITDDVLVIGGGIAACTAALSAAETGARVRLLAHKKSTLRQASGLVDVLGYVDGDGPFSDPYAGLDSLPEDHPYHIAGEDGIREGLRIFDEAVGDAYQGGHTDANALVMTHGGTMKPTARYPESVAPGLTSSSGDMLLVGFEGLTDFDAPVAADHLTAAGVPFDVRGVTVGFPKSFRSDAKVTRFAKALDRDESVAGGTVRSVLADAVAAELDGETRVGFPAMLGDDHDEDVRDELADRLGVPVFEVPTGPPSLLGLKLEDMLFDALDEAGVRISSGNPAVDFEAADGRIETVLVDQKSRMTPYEADQIVLATGGLVGKGLDSDREHVTEPVFDCYVPHPEDRYEWSDPEAFGNHAFARFGVVPDDELRPTAEDGEPHFENLRAAGGVVGGADVAREKSASGVSLATGAVAGRLAGEEASQ; the protein is encoded by the coding sequence ATGGCGATAACTGACGACGTACTCGTCATCGGTGGTGGTATCGCTGCCTGTACGGCCGCACTCTCGGCCGCAGAGACTGGCGCACGAGTTCGCCTGCTCGCACACAAAAAGAGCACGCTTCGGCAGGCGAGCGGCCTCGTCGACGTGCTCGGATACGTCGATGGCGACGGGCCGTTCTCCGACCCGTACGCGGGACTCGACTCGCTTCCCGAGGACCATCCGTACCACATCGCCGGCGAAGACGGTATCCGCGAGGGACTCCGCATCTTCGACGAAGCGGTTGGCGACGCCTATCAGGGCGGTCACACGGACGCGAACGCGCTCGTCATGACCCACGGCGGCACCATGAAACCGACTGCTCGCTACCCCGAGTCAGTCGCACCCGGTCTCACGAGTTCGTCTGGAGACATGCTCCTCGTCGGGTTCGAAGGACTCACAGACTTCGACGCGCCCGTCGCGGCCGACCATCTCACGGCCGCTGGCGTCCCCTTCGACGTCCGAGGAGTCACAGTTGGGTTCCCCAAGTCGTTCCGCTCCGATGCGAAGGTTACGCGGTTCGCAAAAGCGCTCGACCGCGACGAATCGGTCGCTGGTGGGACCGTCCGGTCTGTCCTGGCAGACGCCGTCGCCGCCGAGTTAGACGGCGAGACACGCGTCGGATTCCCGGCGATGCTCGGAGACGACCACGACGAAGACGTCCGCGACGAACTCGCAGACCGACTCGGCGTGCCCGTCTTCGAAGTTCCGACTGGGCCGCCGAGTCTCCTCGGCCTCAAACTCGAAGATATGCTGTTCGACGCACTCGACGAAGCGGGCGTCCGCATCTCGTCGGGGAACCCGGCAGTCGACTTCGAGGCAGCAGATGGCCGTATCGAGACGGTTCTCGTCGACCAGAAGAGTCGAATGACGCCGTACGAGGCCGACCAAATCGTCCTCGCGACGGGTGGTCTCGTCGGCAAGGGACTCGATTCGGACCGAGAACACGTCACCGAACCCGTGTTCGACTGTTACGTCCCACACCCCGAAGACCGCTACGAGTGGTCCGACCCCGAAGCGTTCGGCAACCACGCGTTCGCTCGCTTCGGCGTCGTCCCCGACGACGAACTCCGACCGACCGCCGAAGACGGCGAACCACACTTCGAAAACCTGCGTGCGGCGGGTGGCGTCGTCGGCGGCGCCGACGTGGCACGTGAAAAATCCGCGAGCGGCGTCTCGCTGGCGACGGGCGCCGTCGCTGGCCGACTCGCGGGCGAGGAGGCTTCCCAATGA
- the glpA gene encoding anaerobic glycerol-3-phosphate dehydrogenase subunit GlpA — protein MNKSPSVLVIGGGSTGTGIARDLAMRGLDVTLVEKGNLTHGTTGRMHGLLHSGGRYAVSDQPSAKECIVENRVLRRIAGHCVEMTGGLFVQRPEDDDEYFEKKLEGCRECGIPAEVLSAEEAREVEPYLAKDIKRAIKVPDGAIDPFRLCVANAASAIEHGARIETHSEVTDVLIEDGEVVGVEVTHKTGSGPYVHGNPGEVEEIRADYVVNATGAWAGQIGDLAGVDVEVRPSKGVMTIMNTRQVDTVVNRCRPKGDADIIVPHETTCILGTTDEEVEDPEDYPEEGWEVDLMIDTLSELVPMLKDARTIRSFWGVRPLYEPPGTGTEDPTDITREFFLLDHESRDELPGMTSIVGGKLTTYRMMAEKISDHVCEKLDVDAECRTADEPLPGSEDFSVLRDYMDDFNLRSPIGRRSVQRLGSRADEVLNSLDTNPVVCECEAVTRAEIQDSLKSAGTDLNSVRIQTRASMGNCQGAMCCHRMANELAPEYDEATVRASLDDLYQERWKGERHAMWGEQLSQAALKHMLHATTMNRDEDPATVDTDVDFGAFDSGSPSEGGSTSGTTSDAVADGGQTPQDDTRTTGGSNGDN, from the coding sequence ATGAACAAATCGCCGAGCGTCCTCGTCATTGGCGGGGGGTCAACTGGAACAGGTATCGCGCGTGACCTCGCGATGCGTGGACTTGACGTGACCCTCGTCGAGAAGGGGAACCTCACACACGGGACGACGGGGCGGATGCACGGCCTACTCCACAGTGGCGGTCGGTACGCGGTCTCTGACCAGCCATCTGCGAAGGAGTGCATCGTAGAAAACCGCGTCCTCCGACGAATCGCGGGACACTGTGTCGAGATGACGGGTGGACTGTTCGTCCAGCGCCCGGAAGACGACGACGAGTACTTCGAGAAAAAACTCGAAGGATGCCGCGAGTGTGGCATCCCTGCGGAAGTCCTCTCAGCCGAAGAGGCCCGCGAGGTAGAACCGTACCTTGCAAAGGACATCAAACGAGCAATCAAAGTCCCGGACGGTGCCATCGACCCGTTCCGACTCTGCGTGGCGAACGCTGCGAGTGCCATCGAACACGGTGCGCGTATCGAGACGCACTCCGAGGTCACAGACGTCCTCATCGAAGACGGCGAAGTCGTCGGCGTCGAAGTGACACACAAGACGGGGTCCGGACCGTACGTTCACGGAAACCCCGGAGAGGTCGAAGAGATTCGCGCCGACTACGTCGTCAACGCAACTGGCGCGTGGGCGGGACAGATTGGCGACCTCGCCGGCGTCGACGTCGAAGTCCGACCGTCGAAGGGTGTCATGACCATCATGAACACCCGGCAGGTCGACACCGTCGTCAACCGCTGTCGGCCGAAGGGAGACGCTGACATCATCGTCCCCCACGAGACGACGTGTATCCTCGGAACGACCGACGAAGAGGTCGAAGACCCCGAAGACTACCCCGAAGAGGGGTGGGAGGTCGACCTGATGATAGACACGCTCTCTGAACTCGTTCCGATGCTCAAAGACGCACGGACGATTCGCTCGTTCTGGGGCGTCCGCCCACTGTACGAACCGCCGGGAACTGGGACGGAAGACCCGACCGACATCACGCGCGAGTTCTTCCTCCTCGACCACGAGTCGCGCGACGAGCTACCCGGCATGACGAGCATCGTCGGTGGGAAACTCACGACCTACCGCATGATGGCCGAGAAGATTTCGGACCACGTCTGCGAGAAACTCGACGTCGACGCCGAGTGCCGTACCGCAGACGAACCGCTGCCGGGGAGCGAGGACTTCTCCGTCCTCCGCGACTACATGGACGACTTCAACCTCCGCTCGCCCATCGGTCGCCGGTCGGTCCAGCGACTCGGTTCTCGTGCCGACGAGGTCCTGAACAGTCTCGACACGAATCCAGTCGTGTGCGAGTGTGAAGCCGTCACCCGCGCCGAGATACAGGACTCACTGAAGAGCGCTGGGACGGACCTCAACTCGGTCCGCATCCAGACGCGCGCCTCGATGGGGAACTGTCAGGGCGCGATGTGCTGTCACCGGATGGCGAACGAACTCGCCCCCGAGTACGACGAAGCGACCGTCCGCGCATCGCTCGACGACCTGTACCAAGAGCGCTGGAAGGGTGAACGCCACGCCATGTGGGGCGAGCAACTCTCACAGGCGGCGCTCAAGCACATGCTTCACGCCACGACGATGAACCGCGACGAAGACCCCGCCACGGTGGACACCGATGTCGACTTCGGGGCCTTCGACAGTGGCAGTCCCTCCGAAGGAGGGAGCACGTCGGGAACGACATCCGACGCTGTCGCCGACGGCGGACAGACACCGCAGGACGACACCAGAACGACGGGAGGTTCCAATGGCGATAACTGA
- a CDS encoding Cdc6/Cdc18 family protein, with amino-acid sequence MRIEDRITRRRRRGRARRVVRDLSALDPTAHPDEPTGRGPTLERILDVLDPVFDGTLPPHVHVYGPKGVGKSAVVTSLFEHLARAIPSEQSVIYTTTRTAGTPTTSFAYVDARTAPTEFALLHATLDALSEESVPSQGVGIEAVRSRLAASVSHDERAVVAIDHVGEPETYPARTAIELLDDVSPHVSVLTVGRTPADGLDNRFESVEVERYQRHNLVDILVERASNGIARNALTHEATSEVAEWADGDAHDALSALYGAAQLAASDGTETLDTDLVEKAIDAVPDDGCSLGRVFALPESRRQVLRAFVSVDDEDRFSVTAATEAIADTPPVSLSATTIRRVLYELSDLGLVRRVPVNGSTDGPGRPATRPIPNFSTLAFRGLDDVDR; translated from the coding sequence ATGCGAATCGAAGACCGAATCACGCGGCGAAGACGGCGCGGCCGGGCCCGCCGAGTCGTCCGTGACCTGAGTGCCTTAGACCCGACGGCCCACCCAGACGAACCGACGGGCCGGGGACCGACGCTCGAACGAATCCTCGACGTTCTCGACCCTGTCTTCGACGGCACACTGCCGCCCCACGTTCACGTCTACGGCCCCAAAGGCGTCGGGAAGTCGGCAGTCGTCACCTCGCTCTTCGAGCACCTCGCACGCGCGATTCCCTCCGAACAGTCGGTCATCTACACGACGACGCGGACTGCGGGCACGCCGACAACCTCCTTCGCGTACGTCGACGCCCGCACGGCACCGACCGAGTTTGCGTTGCTCCACGCGACACTCGACGCGCTCTCTGAGGAGTCGGTTCCCTCACAGGGAGTCGGAATCGAAGCAGTCCGTTCTCGTCTGGCCGCCAGCGTCTCACACGACGAACGAGCGGTCGTTGCAATCGACCACGTCGGTGAACCGGAGACGTATCCTGCCCGGACCGCTATCGAACTGCTAGACGACGTGTCACCGCACGTTTCGGTGCTGACGGTTGGGCGCACGCCGGCCGATGGCCTCGACAACAGGTTCGAATCGGTCGAAGTCGAGAGATACCAGCGACACAACCTCGTCGACATTCTCGTCGAACGCGCATCCAACGGCATCGCGCGGAACGCGCTCACACACGAGGCGACGAGCGAAGTGGCCGAGTGGGCCGATGGCGACGCCCACGACGCGCTGTCTGCGTTGTACGGTGCGGCCCAACTTGCGGCGTCTGACGGCACAGAGACACTCGACACAGACCTCGTCGAGAAGGCAATCGACGCAGTCCCCGACGATGGCTGTTCGTTGGGCCGGGTGTTCGCACTGCCGGAAAGCCGTCGACAGGTCCTTCGAGCCTTCGTCTCGGTCGACGACGAAGACAGATTTTCGGTCACCGCTGCGACAGAAGCCATCGCTGACACACCACCTGTCTCTCTGTCGGCGACGACTATCCGGCGCGTCCTCTACGAACTGTCCGACCTTGGACTCGTCCGCCGTGTCCCGGTGAACGGTTCGACTGATGGTCCGGGTCGTCCGGCGACGCGCCCGATCCCGAACTTCTCGACGCTGGCGTTCCGCGGCCTCGACGACGTGGACCGCTGA
- a CDS encoding phosphoglycolate phosphatase — translation MVPPLVLDIDGTLTDAQGRLDPRAFEVLPTWDAPVILATGKAFPYPVSLCHYLGLPQTVIAENGGVVLVDGEVTFAGDREAAQAVADEFVARGGDLGWDAADTVNRWRETEIAVNLDADEELLREVAATYDLEVIDTGFAYHVKSHGVEKGAGLEHVCETMKYDPADFVAIGDSENDASTFRVVGQSYAVANADEVAKEAADEVLEESYMDGTLSVLNALQ, via the coding sequence ATGGTTCCACCGCTGGTACTCGACATCGATGGGACGCTCACCGACGCACAGGGTCGACTCGACCCGCGGGCGTTCGAGGTCCTCCCGACGTGGGATGCACCCGTCATCCTCGCCACCGGGAAGGCGTTCCCGTACCCTGTCTCGCTGTGTCACTATCTCGGACTTCCGCAGACCGTCATCGCCGAGAACGGTGGCGTCGTCCTCGTCGATGGCGAGGTCACGTTCGCTGGCGACCGAGAGGCCGCACAGGCCGTCGCCGACGAGTTCGTCGCCCGTGGCGGTGACCTCGGCTGGGACGCCGCCGACACCGTCAACCGCTGGCGGGAGACCGAAATCGCCGTCAACCTCGACGCGGACGAAGAACTCCTCCGGGAGGTCGCTGCGACGTACGACCTCGAAGTTATCGACACCGGATTCGCCTACCACGTCAAATCACACGGCGTCGAGAAGGGTGCCGGTCTCGAACACGTCTGTGAGACGATGAAGTACGACCCAGCGGACTTCGTCGCCATCGGCGACAGTGAGAACGACGCATCGACGTTCCGCGTCGTCGGCCAATCCTACGCCGTCGCTAACGCTGACGAAGTCGCAAAAGAAGCGGCTGACGAGGTGTTAGAGGAGTCGTACATGGACGGCACGCTCTCCGTGCTGAACGCACTCCAGTAG
- the cutA gene encoding divalent-cation tolerance protein CutA encodes MPTVYVTAPPDAAADLARALVEERLAACVNRVPCQSVYRWDGDVHDDEEVILLAKTTDERYDDLVSRVVELHPYDVPCIERFDESHVLDAYTSWVEDEVR; translated from the coding sequence ATGCCAACTGTCTACGTTACTGCACCACCCGACGCAGCAGCCGACCTCGCCCGAGCACTCGTCGAGGAACGACTCGCAGCGTGCGTGAACCGCGTTCCCTGCCAGTCAGTCTACCGATGGGACGGGGACGTTCACGACGACGAAGAGGTTATCCTCCTCGCGAAGACGACCGACGAGCGATACGACGACCTGGTCTCACGGGTCGTCGAACTCCACCCCTACGACGTGCCCTGTATCGAGCGATTCGACGAGTCACACGTCCTCGACGCGTACACGTCGTGGGTCGAAGACGAAGTTCGATAG